The following are from one region of the Myxococcales bacterium genome:
- a CDS encoding glycosyltransferase family 4 protein has product MKILYVSQYFPPEMGAPAARVYELSRAWAALGHDVTVLTGFPNHPTGVIPAEYRGEYLRREIVDGIKVVRVPIYAAANKGLLKRSLNYASFSASATLVGPAVTSRPDVLIATSPQFLCGVAGRLVAWGKRVPFVFEVRDLWPRSIVEVGAMKANSPAVKVLELLEWALYKTADHIVAVTESFVDEIAATGVSKDKISVVTNGVDLELFQPGERASARAALGLPSDKFIATYVGTHGMAHGLDLLLDAAQALRAKPIHFLLVGEGAEKAALKQRAQSQGINNVTFWDQRPRTEVAKILNASDLCLVLLRDKGLFRTVIPSKIFEFMGAGRPILTTVDGESRTIIETAGAGVFSSPGDANALVATLEALLGPDAGQRLEAMGRSGRAYVEAHYSRPALAARYLEVLQRVAGA; this is encoded by the coding sequence GTGAAAATTCTCTACGTAAGCCAGTACTTTCCCCCCGAAATGGGCGCTCCCGCAGCCCGCGTGTACGAACTGTCTCGTGCCTGGGCCGCCCTGGGACACGACGTGACCGTCCTGACTGGATTTCCCAATCACCCCACGGGCGTCATTCCCGCCGAATACCGGGGCGAATACCTCCGCCGGGAAATCGTGGATGGCATCAAGGTGGTGCGGGTTCCGATTTACGCTGCAGCCAACAAGGGTTTGCTCAAGCGGAGCCTGAACTACGCTTCGTTCAGCGCCAGCGCCACTTTGGTGGGGCCCGCCGTCACAAGCCGCCCCGACGTGCTCATCGCCACGTCTCCCCAGTTTTTGTGCGGCGTCGCGGGCCGGCTCGTGGCCTGGGGAAAGCGGGTGCCTTTCGTGTTCGAGGTCCGCGATCTTTGGCCCCGCAGCATCGTCGAGGTGGGTGCCATGAAAGCGAACTCGCCCGCCGTGAAGGTGCTGGAGCTCCTCGAGTGGGCTCTTTACAAAACCGCTGACCACATCGTCGCCGTCACGGAGTCTTTCGTCGACGAGATTGCGGCCACCGGTGTGTCGAAGGACAAGATCTCCGTCGTTACCAACGGCGTGGACCTCGAGCTTTTCCAGCCCGGGGAACGCGCCAGCGCCCGAGCGGCGTTAGGGCTGCCTTCGGATAAGTTCATCGCCACCTACGTTGGCACGCATGGCATGGCTCACGGGCTCGACCTCTTGCTTGACGCCGCCCAAGCCCTGAGGGCCAAGCCCATTCATTTCCTGCTCGTAGGCGAGGGAGCGGAAAAGGCTGCGCTCAAGCAACGCGCCCAAAGCCAAGGGATCAACAACGTAACTTTTTGGGACCAGCGCCCCCGAACAGAGGTCGCCAAGATCCTGAACGCCTCGGACCTATGCCTGGTGCTCCTGCGAGACAAGGGGCTGTTTCGCACCGTGATCCCGTCGAAGATCTTCGAGTTCATGGGGGCGGGGCGCCCCATCCTGACCACTGTCGATGGCGAGTCTCGAACGATCATCGAGACCGCGGGCGCGGGCGTGTTTTCTTCTCCTGGTGACGCGAACGCGCTCGTAGCGACGCTGGAAGCGCTGCTGGGACCGGACGCGGGCCAGCGGCTCGAGGCCATGGGGCGAAGTGGCCGGGCCTACGTGGAGGCGCACTACAGCCGGCCCGCACTGGCCGCAAGGTATCTGGAAGTTCTGCAGCGTGTCGCCGGTGCGTAG